A segment of the Crassostrea angulata isolate pt1a10 chromosome 10, ASM2561291v2, whole genome shotgun sequence genome:
CAATTgcaataattatacatgtacgtgttaatgaaaatgatttaaatcagCCAAACTCTTATACATAACCACATACTGAATCGTAGGGGGAGAGAGCATTCATCGCTACAGAACTTCATTGTAATACAGACCATTTAATAAAGGAAACTAGTTATACAAAATCTATATTGATACTtacttttataattaaaacCACATTTTCCTTTATGAAGCTATTGAATTGTGTCGAGGTTTGCCAGTTCAAAAAAGGAGAAATGTTTATATATCCGCAAGAATTGCAGCTAGCCATTTCGGCTTCTTATTATCTATAGAAAGATCGGGAGTCCATTTTGATTGAAGTGTACAATATGAAACGATTTATTTTTCCTAACGATTTTCTCTTTCATgaacaataaattttctttCCTATTCTTTCCCTTTTTTGGGGTTGTGTTTGCACTGCATGAAAACACATACGGCTGGGTCAACGCCATAGCGAACTGATCAATGTTAAATTCTACTGAACATGCTGTAGATTAAGAAAAGGGGGTATGATTTAAAGGTCTTGTCATAGACAACAGcgtaaaacaattaaaaaactgTTCTTGCGTTATAACCTATCGATAACGTATACAAGACAAAAAGCGACCGTTCAACAAAGCTGTCGGCTCAAAGATTGATACCTTGGAATTCATTTTGGATTAAAGAAAGGTAGTGTATACATTGGAgacattcaatttttaaattttacttgtaGGTTCTTGTTTTATCGGATATGGAACAATATTTTGTGAGCTTTGACTGTTCGTTAATTCATAGGAAAAACTGAGGACTTATTTCTTCATCTTTGGGTATggatataaaaagatatttccGTTTATGTATGGTTCATGTAACGATGGTTTCTAtgatttctaatattttttattggtttttttttatatgagtcATCGATGTAAATTTGATTTACATTGGGTTAAGTCTTTGCTATGTTTGATCAGCCAGTTGATATACTTAATCTTCTTATAACAAAGGATATATCCAAGAAATATTTGACATTGGTTTTCAACTGTAACTACAGATACATAATGCATAATTGAGTAATGTCGATCGAAACccaaaattgtttacattgagAATTACCCGTAGTTATTTTAACTTTAGACTAGATAGCTTTATCCGCAAATCAACATAAAGCCAATTTTCTTGAAGGAAAAACTTGCATGAATATAAGAGTCCCAATGACgtcaacaaacaaaaaactttgAGTATAGCATTTGGTAAGAAAAGGTCAGAGTCATCCACAAGAGGAAGAAGCTACCATGTCGGTTCTAACAAAGGACGAGATGGAGTTAATCAGGGAAGATTTAGAATGCATCAAGACCCTGCCCAACCCCCCAAAGGCCATCCAGGTCACACTGGAGGCGGTGGCCCTCCTCCTGGGATACCCACCGAGGCAGGCACGGGTAGGTATCCACCGGAACAACTCTTGAGATTAGTCGCTGTATTGGGAGTGCTGGGTGGTCTTCGTCAATTtcagactgtattgatctcctttaaaagaagagctctatataaagatatagggaAATACTCAAAACTAATAAAAGCTAACATTTATGAATTGTTTCTTTACTACGTGATCCTTCATAGCTCAGCAAACACATCTACAAATTAAggatgttgtttactcagggtttctcgaatccggattgttaaaaagttcaatatcatgagtaaaatttgttttaattacaaaaagaatttacgaaatgaattattattgacataacaatcgattttttaaattaaattatggaattaggctaagacaaagtttgacttttagcaaaacagaggaaattcggattaattttttagattttgttttccactgaaatatttttggtagtactataatatttaaagttaagattttatttgttagtcaacatatttttgcatattttctgttggttttatcttgccTTTTCGTATATATAAAAGTATGGCACacacaacaaaaatattgaaaaatgcttacaaatgataaaagacaccatatctcaaaattttgatcattgacctcatataaatgttatgccagcagagaaaggtcaatatacttagtttaatacaataaatgttaaagcattatcatcattcagttttttgttatattgaatcaaaaatgggtagtaatttgaaaactgatagaggaaattcggactagaatgtctttaaaaattgtgaatgaaaacttaatgctttgtatctatttaatctcactaccattcataaactgtattttatttgttaaagagttaagcaatttgtatttatttcacaattaagaaaatctcaatcatagtgtaaaatttttatggatttttcttatattttcaaaaaatattcaatggccattaactcaaaaagtaggtcattgaccaaCTTTtatgaaagtgaagaataacactaccatgtaaggtctataacacacaatagttggtttttcattatcatcattggaattttttttcattctgagtaaacttCATCCTTAAGGTAGATTTGATGGTAATTTGTTGatcatccagcctccttaactTCACTGTTCTATTCATTGTTACGTGCATCTATTGTTTATTCACGGAGAAAACCGCCTTTAAATGCCTTTAGTCGTACTGATTAAACAAATGGTCGTAATAAAGCTTTCAGTTCAGTGTGATTATAGGTGTACGTATATCTATACCTGGGCATAGAATATATGACTGCGTGTTTGTTGCATGATCAGATCACATAATGCCTAAAGTTGGTGTTACTTACAAAGCATGTTTTATCCCGATTTTCCAAATTTGCCTTCCTCTGTAAGCAAGTAAAAATCTTACATGATGTATGGTTTTGAGACTAAAGTACATACCCAGAGGAGTTTTGTCGAACAAGGAAAGATTATATTGATTTACTAATATGGTTGTAATCATTCAAGTTCTTGAACGATTACGAGTGTCCAATCTTTTCGATCGCTGAAACGGTACATTTAGTTGGATGATGCTatctttaaagggacttggacacgatttgacttaaaatttttaaattatatttttctattttcactgtttatactgataaatatagaagtttatgatgatatgtcaaaatttgaaagtcaaatatcaagttataagcaagatacagcgtTCATAATtctatgttttgtaaacaaagctcgaatattgtcgtTTTATACATATgcgttgtattggtgtaagtttcaatcaaatgtatctttcttttgttgataatagtatatatgaagatattgaattagtttaaattgttttttacatgtcattttgtctaagaaatggtaattctctacattacattttttgtaaacaactataagactcgagctttgtttacataactatcaattcttacctctgtatctcgcttgtaacttgacattaacattcaatattttggccaatcatttaaaatgcaccagtaaaccattttatacataaaaaataaaaataaaatttttgatctcaaatcgtttccaagtccctttaacaaGCATGCAGTAGTTTATTTAGACTTCGATATCCGCTGTGTGTGCTGTTTTTGAGTCTTGTACAATACGACTAGATAGGATGTTCAGTGCTTTGTACGATTTGTGTTGTGGCGAATTATATAcgaattgatttatatatagcATATAATGAACGCGTTGTGACCTTTCTACGACTGTTTGCAAGATACGATTTTCTTACAATTATGCGATATTATAGGTAAACGATAGGAGTTCTGCAGTTCGTTCATAGTTAAACGGTTACTCTGTCGTAATTTTAATGTCAGAGTCCAggactgcgttttacaaaagaacttacgacttacgagcaaattaatgaatgctaatttatcaccaactaatcaatgatttattcttatGGAAAATAGAGTTatgggaattgaaatatttgtaaacaaatggttttatgtcaattttgttctttaaagatAAGTTTACGAGACTGttaatatttacgactttgtctaAGTTTGAAAAGTGCAGCTCTTGATCGTATTGTGGAGGCTGCTCTTCTAGCTCTTCTAGCCATAATGGACTTTAATTTTCGTAATTTCCTTAGCTCACtttggatatttgtattcaataATAAATCCTGGAGACGAACGCGACCATAAAATATATCCTACTTTAAATAGATTCTTACAGAACTCGATGTATAGGATGTAAAGAAAATTCAGTGCAAGTGTTAACTTCTCACACTAGGTAATTTATTGACATGTTTTTAAACCTCTACACAGAGAGTAACGAAGTAAAGGTGATAAAGTAGCTAATAAACTTGTCTTTAAAATTCtataaagcattaaaaaaaatacccctgTTTGCTGATACCTTTCATAGATAATGCTAACTTTGCGTTAAATCCTTTTCTCCTCGTCTTAAGCCCATTCGCAGGAGTACTTTGCCAGAACACATTGCGTACACCACTCCACACATTTGATTTACATGTTCATATAAATATCGTTATCTTAAGAGCCTGTAGTTGTATTGTAATAAAGGAGGGGGTGGCTTAAAAATGTTAAGTATAATTGCGACCTCTGTCAAAATGTACGCATCACGAAAATGGAGTAAGCAACAATTTTCCGtgattatcatgataataataaataaataataataaaaaactccattaatttataaaaaaactgCAATGTTAAAACGAGACATggttgccatttttttttttgcttataagtttaacatagactgttattcttttttatttaacacaGAACTGGAGTTTCATGCGACAACTATGCAACAGAGGTCCCCTGTTGAAAAAGATGCAGGAGTTCCAGTGTGAAGATGTAGAGCTGGCCTCGGCAAAGAGGGCCAGAACCCTCTTATCTTCCTACAACCGGGaaacaataatcaaaataaGCGTCGCGATCGTCAATTTGTTTAACTGGGTAAGTACACAGAGTAAAGACTCCAAGTTctcctgagagagagagagagagagagagagagagagagagagagagaataattaTATTCTTTGGTTTTCTATACTTTTTCGAACATTTGCAATGCGTTTGAGTCATTAATATTGCAGTTTACAGATTTGTTTCATCTTTGTTTCTGTAGGCCGAAAGTACCATGTCAGAGGTGGATAATTACTTGAACACAAGGATGGAGCTAAATAAAGCGAGGAAATCATCGAACAATCGGAATAACAACTGAATGTTGACTAATACTGACTACTTTTGACACTATCTACAAGCAATCTCGAACTATTCTAGTCATTCTGATTATCTGAAGTTTCGTTGTCTTGACCAATGTTTGTTCCTCCATGTTTTGCATCGTTTCATTCACGGACCGGAAGTTGCTGCAAAAATGCATTTACCGATCGGAAACTGCTGTAGAAGTCATTGTGTATACTCTTTGTGTTAACTGTTTAATGAATTTACAAATCAATCACACATTTTACCTTTTTTGCAAGATAggatacatttaaaataaatttgaatgagACTATGGTCTTTTATAAATGATGATCAATTTGCTTTGTTCAAGgttcttttcatttaataattGAGCAAATTCAAACAGTTGCTCCATTTATTTGATATTGGATAGTGACTTGATTAGAGAGATAACTCTAGATTGGATAAATTACAATTCATGtatatacagtggagcctcagatatccggacgccagatatccggacgcttcactttccggtcgatttttattgggaacggaatttttacacaattatttgtctcgtttatccggaattccgcgttccggatccggacggtcaaattttaccacataatacagttttcctttaaattcTAACCCATTTAACCGGACGGTCACATGTGTTCGGGGCACAAAAGTTTTTTTATGCGCGAGTGAAAATTGGTGTAAAAACATCTGACACTGGTTGTTGGTTTTAAACAATGCCTTCGTCCGGTAATCGGGGTCACCTGTGTCACGCTATGTACTCGCCCGAGGATATTACGATAACCATGGATGCGACATGTTTAATTGTCGCCATTTAACTTATGAActgttattgtttgattaaaatgtcatgaaaattgtttaatttgtgttttaaaaagtcatctattgattgaattaaaattctattaatcGTAGTGTGATTAGATCGTTCGTAcgcctattcattttaaacataattgaaatgaaatatttgataatttgagttCTGTTAACGATAGTTATTAAGACCGCTTGGGATGTTCAGGGTAtcgacattaattttatagcgTGTGTTCAATTAACagtgtaataataatttttgcCAAACATGGCGTGGACGAGTGTTCACGCTACTTGTAAATATCGCTTGGGTGCAATTAACTCTATAGAAAGATGGATACGTAAAATTAGCTTGGGTAAGTTCTGTCAATGAAATAATAGCTTGGACAATTATCAATAAgggaatatatacagattttcaTCCATTTTCAATCAACAAATGTTGAGCAGCTTCAAACATGTCAACACCACCGGCCAAGAGAGCGAATGTAGTGCTTGCTTTCCTGTggaaaaaacatacatgtaccttaaataatgtttttaacaaaattttgttttgttaaatttaaaaaaaactcaactTTTTTTTGTAGTGCTTTTGTAGTGCTTATggctatcaaaataaaatatttaattgtataatttatttatgagttatatttccataaatattaaaggtaaatatcacaattcagatatccggacgcttcacctatccggacgatttggcctggggacaaaagtgtccggataagtgaggctccactgtatccGTTTAAACACACTCACAGTgaaacgcgggttatgtattttttgcatTGCTCGTTACTCTTACACCCACTTGAAAACCAAAAAAATGCAATCTTTTGTATTAACAACAATGGTTAATAATATTGAAATCGTGATATGACGTCAGACTTTCATGGATGGAAGAAAAGTCACATTTTGCAAAAATCACATATGCGCGTGAATGGTTCAACttgcatttataaatattaGGATACTAGTCCTGGTAGATTTggataagttttaaaaattataccaAATAACACTTAGACTATCctttgagaaataacacccctcCATATACACATATTGTAAATCTTCTAAACAGTtccaaataatttattttcaaagtctgAAAATTCACAAAACTTCCATTTATTCTTGAATTCTATAAGCATTTCGAAATGAACATATGCCATACCAGTGTAATGATAGAATTGGCATTTAGTATAAatgattacaaaataatatagaACCTCAATAATTTAGATATTAGAAAtgacatttcaaataaatagataaaagttataattgttttaacctTATATATGCATGGTCCAAATTTTGGCCGATTATTTCAGTCGCCATTTGCTAACTCATAGGGTGAGTATGGAATGTTTCTAGTAAGCGGGTATCTGTGGTTATACATTTCCATCTTATTTCCTTTAgagcattatttatttttaaattatgtgcgattttgaaaagcatgttgtttacaaatatttaatttgagtGTGAAAGTGTGATCgaaatttgaaattcttttttttttgcatgtaagtatttttgataaaaccAATTTGAGCTAAGATATTTTTTACGCAATTACTACAACATGATTAATAAAGGATAtattcatatttcaataaatgtaaTATACAAATTTAATTCCCCTCTTCTTTCAGAAGAACAATGCAGAGGGTTTTCCTTCTTATTGCTATTGCAATTTTAGCCTTTGATacacgtcacaaaaatgcagcTTTCAGTATGCCGCACTCCGCGTATAGACCACGTGCTGTTCAAATGTTCCGAAGAGAAAACGAACAAAAACCGAGAACGTTTGAAGATCCAGAGTGCTTAACTCAGCTAAAGAAGGATGGAATCTCGCTTGTCAATTACGGAATAACCCAGATCAACTCTTCCATTGATTTGACCGGAAGATTCTATGAAGCTTTGGAAGATCTTTACTATTCCGACGAAAGTATAATCAAGAACATTGTCTTGGAAAATTTAGAAAAACATGATAGTTCTGGCTCGAAATCTTTCAAAGTCGGTCTAAAAACCAATTTAGAAAAAGCGATCGTTTACCCATACACAAGGTTGTTATACGAACCTGTTAATATCTGTCTGCGAAGCCATATCTGCGGCAAAAAGGAACTTACCGAGAGAGAGAAGTACTTAGGCCCGTACACTGCTTATCTTATGGCAGTTCTAATGTATTCCGAAAACTTGACTGTAGAGACAAATCAAACTTACAGGCTTGTTAGGTTCAATTCAGCCATAAGAGACCAGTATGAAGTTGGAACAAAGTTCATTTGGACATCATTTACATCCTCGTCCTCTTCTAAAGAAATATTTTGGGGAGATACCAgattcatttttaacaattctCGGACGCTTATTACAAGCCCAAGACGTGTTGCTCCGTATGCTTATTTTCCTTTTGAGGAGGAAGCTTTGTATCCGCCTACTGCGATGTTTAAAGTCACGGCAAAAGAGATCGGAAATTATTATACTTCTATCTATGTAGATTTAGTTCAGGGATAAAGTATTTCAAAAAGACAGACCCTTTTACAACGTTCCAAAACTAATTAGATGTGAAATTGTAACGAacattaaatgttaattaaaccattatttaaggtatcccactcctcgtTGTTGTTGTATCAAGAAGAAATTCTTGAGAAGTGTATCATTGAAATCTGCAGACAAAACATactgtataaaatacaaagaaaaagggggggggggcagtttttatccctctgagttatggtccatttaatttgacctttatGCACTGCacttaaaatgcaatttcagccTGATAAGAATTTGTTGTCagcaattttgtttaattaaattcatttattcaaatactagtattgtttttaattattcacaatggtcacactgaatagagggattacgagAAAATTATGTACGTATTTGCATTAACATTTTTGTGAccttttgcacttaaaatagacaatttctataatatttacaatttgatttggaaggaaatctttttgaatatcaagattTCTGTAAGATTTATCCAGTTTGCctagatatgtattcagtatcattttgacataatataacatgggggtcaatgataacaattttgagatatggggttTCAAAGTTCGATAAATTTGGTTTAATAATTCAgacattttatatgtatttgcaTGATTTTCTGCTAAAAGTCTATTACTCTCataagatttaattttgtacatgtcacacagaaccttaagatatgttacaaacctatcaaatgttaagaatgtgaataatgaataaagcataatgaaaagaaaagtatattaaaattcataaaattgtttGTCTCTGTCATTTCGTCGAAAAACCCTTCCGCACGaaaaaaaagccccccccccccccccccaaaaaaatgttagtttcttgaattcaaatggattttctttttgaatgtcgtgtaattaagaaaaatcaatCTTTCTgtgattataaaaaatataaagatcaTCTGCGCATAAAATCAAAACGTGGGAAGTGAGATactttaaattgtaattaaaatgtaaattgataaagaaataaaagtatatGTATCTGCAATATCCTTAGTAAAATAGTAATTAACCAAACCAACATAGACATCTGTACAacataaatttattgataattcatacacaatttttgtcccccgccgcaacgcggagcaggggcatagaaatgccgggcgtccgtccgtgtgtccgtgggtccgtgcgtccgtgtttccgtccgtcacacttttttgtaagcgctctcatgcctacaaattttgacggattttcattaaatttataccaaatgtttcgTCGAAAAACCCTTCCGCACgaaaaaaagcccccccccccaaaaaaaaatgttagtttcttgaattcaaatggattttctttttgaatgtcgtgtaattaagaaaaatcaatctttttgtgattataaaaaatataaagatcaTCTGCGCATAAAATCAAAACGTGGGAAGTGAGATactttaaattgtaattaaaatgtaaattgataaagaaataaaagtatatGTATCTGCAATATCCTTAGTAAAATAGTAATTAACCAAACCAACATAGACATCTGTACAacataaatttattgataattcatacacaatttttgtcccccgccgcaacgcggagcaggggcatagaaatgccgggcgtccgtccgtgtgtccgtgggtccgtgcgtccgtgtttccgtccgtcacacttttttgtaagcgctctcatgcctacaaattttgacggattttcattaaatttataccactattaccttggtcaagttcgaaaatcagcattggtcgatgggactttgaccacaataatgactccgttttatcaaaaaattgaccttgtaagcgctctcatgcctacaaattttgacggatttacatgaaatttataccaaatgtttataccactaatactttggtcaagttcctaaatcagccttggtcgatactagtatactgcttgactggcgggggacccaggaattctattcttgttaacATAGAGACTTAACACAtggtaaacaagaggccaattggccttaacggtcacctgagtagcatatatcccatacacaaacttgtcatggagtctcatatatgcatctaattaattaggtttcatactggagtagaaaaattataaatttgtaatgacgaccacatttcaaaaagaactgtgaaacctattattttggtgaaaaaactaaaagatctggtctacaaaatcatgaattcagttttcctttcaggtgtgtgggagtaaagaaaataattttttaacgttatatgcattaacatctatacatccattttggtcctgccctagagtcaaaacccatccttgaggggacatgaaaattcaaatttcagtagaggacttcctggtaaacatgattattagtcagtttttttatacagatgtgtgagaatagagaagaaaatttttaaacattatatgcattaacactatattgccatattgcgccccccccccccctttcatgttctgaacccctgacccaggggccatgaatttcacaatttaggtaaaggagatagtggatatcataaccatgtattcatttttttgcccacatgagtgggagtagagaagtagattttttaagatttaaaacatttttactatatggccaaaTTGGCCCAACCccagagcctgaacacctaacaaaggggtcatgaatttcacaattttagtagaggccctcatggacattattaccatgtattcagttttttgctcacatgtgtgggagtagagaaaaagatttttaaagatttaaaaaagttttactatatggccatattggccccaccctagagcctgaacacctaataaaggggtcatgaatttcacaattttggtagagggcctcatggacatcataacaatgcatataattttttacaaatatatatgggagtagagaagaagattttctaagatttaatacatttttactatttggccatattggccccaccctagagcctgaacccctgacccaggggtcatgaatttcacaattttggtagagggcttcatggacatcataatcatgcatttagtttttaacaaatatatatgggggta
Coding sequences within it:
- the LOC128166535 gene encoding uncharacterized protein LOC128166535, with product MSVLTKDEMELIREDLECIKTLPNPPKAIQVTLEAVALLLGYPPRQARNWSFMRQLCNRGPLLKKMQEFQCEDVELASAKRARTLLSSYNRETIIKISVAIVNLFNWAESTMSEVDNYLNTRMELNKARKSSNNRNNN